In Carcharodon carcharias isolate sCarCar2 chromosome 33, sCarCar2.pri, whole genome shotgun sequence, a genomic segment contains:
- the LOC121272363 gene encoding profilin-1-like, with protein MWGSEHTAQISSFFLVEIPEEAAIGVSLCLSERGRGRHPEPQTDPRSPRQTPRQTPGAPDRPPDRPPEPQTDPRSPRQTPGAPDRPPDRPPDRPPEPSSMTWSGYIDSLMAPEGVGDVAILGKDGSIWASYPEGNFRNVKADQIRPLLSNRSSLLTTGLTLGNKKYTLVQDQMDEESQGWVCLKSKSSTPDEPKCSAVVFQTKQTLILVEAKTPAVTGGNLMTQVQSTIDFLKHSGY; from the exons ATGTGGGGCAGTGAACACACCgcccagatttccagcttcttccTTGTTGAAATTCCGGAGGAGGCGGCGAtcggagtcagtctgtgtctgtctgagcGCGGGAGAGGCAGACACCCAGAGCCCCAGACAGACCCCCGGAGCCCCAGACAGACCCCCAGACAGACCCCCGGAGCCCCAGACAGACCCCCAGACAGACCCCCGGAGCCCCAGACAGACCCCCGGAGCCCCAGACAGACCCCCGGAGCCCCAGACAGACCCCCGGACAGACCCCCGGACAGACCCCCGGAGCCCAGCAGCATGACCTGGAGCGGCTACATAGACAGCCTGATGGCCCCGGAGGGGGTTGGGGACGTTGCCATTCTGGGCAAGGACGGCAGCATCTGGGCCTCTTACCCAGAGGGGAATTTCAGGAACGTGAAG GCTGATCAGATTAGACCTTTACTGAGCAACCGGAGCTCACTCCTAACGACTGGCCTAACACTGGGGAATAAAAAGTATACTCTTGTTCAAGACCAAATGGATGAGGAAAGTCAAGGATGGGTATGCTTAAAGAGCAAAAGCAGCACACCAGACGAACCGAAATGCAGTGCAGTGGTTTTCCAGACGAAGCAAA CACTAATTTTAGTGGAGGCCAAAACACCGGCTGTGACGGGAGGCAACTTGATGACTCAAGTACAAAGTACTATTGATTTCTTGAAGCACAGTGGCTACTAA